The Ralstonia sp. RRA DNA segment GGCCACGGTCTGGTCCACCAGATCCTGAACCTCGCGGTCGTGCCGGACGTCGGCCTGGATGAAGTGGGCTTCGGCACCCAGCTGACGGAGTTCGGACTCCAGCGCCTTGCCTTCGGCCGGCCGACGGCCAGAGATGACGAGACGGGCGCCGCTGTCGGCGAATGCCAGGGCGGTGGCGCGGCCGATGCCGGTCAGCGCGCCGGTGATGAGAATGACGGGATGGTTCATGATAGGTTCCTTGAGGTATGACTGTGGATGCATGGGGCGAGGGGCCGTTTCCGTTGTCTGGAAGCCGCTGCCCCCGTCGCCATGGAAGAGAATTTAGGGATTTCCGCCCCGGAACAAAAAGACTTTGTAAGCTGGTGGGGATGCCTGAAATGCATGGGGCACGTATGGAACTGAGACATCTGCGTTACTTCATCGCCGTGGCCGAGACCGGCAGCCTGACGGTGGCCGCCGAGCGGCGGTTGCACACCTCCCAGCCTTCACTGAGCCGGCAGATCCGCGATCTGGAGGACCAAGTGGGCGTGGAACTGCTGAGCCGCAGCGCGCGCGGTGTCGAACTGACGCCGGCGGGGAAGGCCTTCATCGATCACGCGCGATTGGCGCTGAGCCAGGTCGATGCGGCAATCGAGGCTGCGCGTCGGGCCGCGCAGCCGAGCAAACAGCGCTTCGCGCTGGGCTTCCTGACGGGACAGGAGATGACCTGGCTGCCGAAGGCGCTACACCTGCTGCGCGATGAGCTGCCGAATATCGACGTGACGGTCTCCAGCGATTACTCACCAGACCTGGCGGATGCCTTGGCGCGAGGCCGGCTCGACCTGGCTTTTCTGCGCGCCGAGCCGGGCTTTGATCTGGACTACACAACGGTCGGGCGCGAGCCCCTGGTCGTGTTGATGCCGAGCGACCATGCACTGGCCGCGCAAGAGCGCATCCGGCCGCAACAACTGGTGGGGCAGCCCTTTGTGGGGATGGCCAACAAGGCTCGGGTGCTGCGTGCGGTTGTGGAGGACTATCTGCAGCGCGAAGGCGTGTCGCTGACGCCCACGCAGGGTGTGGACAACCCGGCAATGGTGATGTCGCTGGTGGCCTCGACGCGGGGGCTTGCACTGATTCCCGACTATGTGGAGAACCTGCTGCCGTGGTCCGTGGTGAGCCGGCCGCTGGCGGGAGACGTGCCAATGATCGATCTCGTCGTCGGCCACAGCCGATCCAACGCTTCACCGATCCTCAAGCTGTTCTTGTCCCGCCTCAGCGAACTGGCCCCGCGGGCGCCGGACGAGCAACGCCGCTAAGGACCCCTTAGGGGCAGGTGGCTGTCGACCTGCAGCCGCCTGACAAATCCGAACCACCCATGCATCGCGCGAAACAGGACGTGATGCGGTGGGGCTGCCTATTCATTGCATGAGCAAGCTTGTTGCCCGACAAGGTTGCATCCAGCCAGAACAACGAGATTCAAACACCATGTGGTGATGTGCTGAATGCGGGCGATTTCCAGTTCGCGCCAGCTTGCGACTCCAAAAATTCAATGACCTGCCTGTTTCAGCCATGACACAAAAATGCGTGCTTGAGCAACACACTGTCATTGGGCTAGGGTGAATTTCTAAGCGAATCAAGAGGTTAGTCGCCATGGCATAGATGTCGCTATACGCCCCCCCGGGGAGGAGCGAGCCATGCCGACAATCACCTCGCAGCGCCATGTCTGGCGCTTGCCAATCAATTGCGCGATCGCGCTAGCCGTACTGGCCACAGGCCCAGCGATGACGCCCGCGCTTGCGGATGAGGGCGACATCATCGTCCAGCGCGATGTCACGCCGCGCATCGCCTATCGGGGCGTGTCCACTGACTCCTTGCCGGTGCGCACCGCGGTTAGCCCGTTTCCTACCCAGGCGTTCAATCAATCCGTTGGGTCGGTCATGTCTGTGCTCTCTGACGGAGAACTCAGCACGTCGCATGCATCCGCCGCCAACACCACCGCCGGATTGCAGCATGTGCTGACTTCGCAGTCGAGCGGGGTGCAGCCCGCAGCGGGCGGGCTCGCAGTTGGAACCGCCGTAGGTGGTGCGGCCGTTGGCGGTGTGGGTGGCCAAGTGGTGCAGGCCACGGCCGGCATCGCTTCGCAGATCAGTGGTGCGCTGGCGCCGCTCTCACGAGGTGGTCAGCCGTGAAGTCGCTAACGCTGCCCCACGTTGTGGTGGCGATGAGCATCGTGGCGACCGGCGCGGCATGGGCCCAGGGGACACCGCTGTCTGCCGTGATTGATGGGGATGCCGCTGCCAACACGGCCGGACGCATCGCCGTCAATCAGGTGTCGGGGGGCGGTAATGCCCAGGCGAACCTGGCGGCCTTGTCTACCGATGCAGCCGGCGTCGTGTCATCCCAGGTTGTCGGGCGAGCCGCGCCGGGCCTGTCGGCATCGAGCCGCCTGGCGGGGTCTTCCTTCAATGGCGCGGCGGGGCTCGTGTCGATCAACCAGGCCAGCGGTGCCGGCAATGCGCAAGTGAACGTCGCGGTGATCGCCCCCACCGCTTCTGTTGTGCAACAGCAATCCCACCATATTGAGTCGCTCGCCGACAGTGCGCTGTCTGGCGTAGCTGCGCAGTCTCGTCGTCAGGATGCCGCGCCCGCGGCGGAGGGCAGGCAAGACGCGTCGATTGCATCGACCGCGTTGCGCAATACCTCCGGCGTTGTGCAGGTGAACCAGGCGGCAGGAACGGGGAATGTCGTGTCCAACGTCTTTGTGCTCCGTCCCCCGGCGGGCACTCTTTTTTAACGGCAACAAAGGAAGGGAGATCACCATGAAAGCCAAACTGACTGCCATTGCTGTACTCGCCCTGCTTGCTGCAGGTGCCGCCCAGGCCCAGGGCCGCGACGAAGGTCCGCGCTCATCCGGGGCGGTCATCAGCAACGTGACCGAGATCAGCAATGACATCTATGTGCGGGGCTACGGCCTGGCACTGGGTTTTGTGCCGTTCAGCTCGGAATCGTCGGCCGTTGTCGATTCCACGCAGACCAGCAACAACAACTCGGTCGACCTGCCGCGCGGCAGCAACAAGGCGACGGTTGATGGGCAAGCGCTCAAGGGCGCGCAGGGTGCGGTTGGCGTGAACGTAACGGCAGGCGCAGGCAACGTGCAGTCCAACGACGTGGCACTGGCTGCAGTGGATGCAGGCAAGGTGTTTGCCTCCGCGCAGGTGTTCAACACCCAGTCGGACCCGGGTGAGTCTCTGGCAATCGGCAATGCCGTCAACAAGGCATCGCTGGGCGGCAGCGCACTCAACGGCGCCAAGGGCACCATCGGCGTGAACATTGCCGCGGGTGCAGGCGAGCTGCAAGAGAACGGCTTGGCGGCCTCGACCAACAGCTCGGGCCGTATCGCCAAGGCAACCGACTACAACAAACAGTCGGCCGACAACAACTCGCTGCGTCTGAACGGTTGCGATCCGACCAACGTTGCATCGCTGAACGGTACCGCGCTGATGAACGCCATGGGCAATATCGGCGTGAACATCGCCGCTGGCGCGGGTAACCTGCAGCACAACGGTCTGGCAATCGCCACCGCCAAGGGCGCGAACTAAAGCAACGTCCGTTCACCCGGCCGCGAGCCAGCGGTCGGGTGTCTGGTCCCCTTGGGGGGGAGTCATGCGACTGAACCGGCGATCAATGGGCACGATTGGGCTGTGTCTCGTCTGCACATGCGGTTTATGGGCAGCGCAGGCAAGCGCCCAGGAGAGCGCGATCGCTTTACGCGCGGACAGTGAGATGCCGTTGAACAAGCCGGTCAAGAGCATGGCGGAGTTGCGCTATCGCAGCGTGATGCGCCAGCAGCAGGATTTCAGTTGCGGGGCTGCCGCGGTCGGCACGTTGCTGCGCTATGGCTATGGCATGGACATCGACGAGCGCCGGGTGATTGCTGACATGATGAACGTGAGCGACCCAAAGCAGGTCGCCGAGCAGGGATTCTCCATGCTCGATATGCGCAACTACGTGCAGACACTGGGCTTTCGCGGCCGTGGCTACCGTGTCGATATGGCGGCGTTGCGTGATCTGGCGATCCCGGTGATCGTCTTGCTGAGCTTGAACGGGTACCAACACTTCGTGGTCGTCAAACGTGCGGCCCAGGGGCGGGTGTTCATCGCCGACCCCGCGCTGGGTAACCGCATCATGCAGGAATGGGAATTTGCGCCTGCGTGGAACGGCCTTGTCTTCGCAATTGTCGGCGACGTGTCCGTTCAGGCCGATTCCGGATTGATGCAGACCAATGCTCCTACCCTGCGTGCGCGTGAGAATGCCGCGTTCTCCGGTGGGGCGCTGCCGATCCAGATGGAATTCGGGCCTGCTCGGTGGGACCTGTTCTGATGAAAACCAAGACACTCGCATGGATGCTGCCGCTGGCGTATGCCGGCTGGTGTGCCGGCGCCAGCGCAGGGACGCTTCCCAACCTTGCCGAGGCGTCCGATGCGCACGATAGTGCCGTGTTGTTTCATTCCGGTACCGTTGTCGAGCTGGCCGATGATGGCGAGCTGGCGCAACAGCGCGGCAAATACCTGGGCGCCAGCATTGTGAGCGGCTTCATGATTGAAATGGCCTCGCAATGGCGCAACGAGGCCGGTCAGGCAGCGGCTGAAGCCCGAATGCTGGCGACCAATCTGCGTAGCAGTACCGCCAATGTTGCGGCGAGCACGCAGGCATCCGTGCAGATGGGCGCCGGCGCGCTAGCAGGCGCCTCATCCGGGGCGACCGCCTCAGGTGGGGCAGGGGTACAGGTCAACGGTGTCGGCCAGGTGACACAGGTGGCTGGCAACAACAATCTGGCTAGTAACACCACATCCATCTCGATGCAGACCGCTCCATTGCCTACACTGCCTTCGGGCAGTGCGTTGGCGACGGCGGCACAGAATGGATTTACCGCTCAGGCCCAGGCGGGCGCGGGCGGCGTGCAGGTTGCCATCACCAGCCCGATGGGCGTTGCCTCGCAGTCGGTGACACCCAATCTGGCCGGGGCGGCGGGGAGCGTGATGCAGGTGGCGCAAATGGCGGGCAATGCGCAGCTGATTGCCAACCAGTTGTCGATCCAGCTGCAGATTCAGACAATGTCGCGCCAACAGCTGGCACAGATCGGCGTGGCGCAGGCATTGCAGTCGGTGGCGGGTTTACGCCGCTAGACTTGGCGAGGCAGAATTCCCTATAACGACGCAATAAAAGAACGCACAGGCAGGCTGAGAGTCGGCGCTTGGCAATTGGGCCAGTGTGCCGGAATGGGGGCTTTTCAGCCTCCGCCTTGCTTTCCGGGGGGAAACATGGGACACCGACGCACGGCAGTGGCGTGGGCAGTGGCATGTTGGTCGTTGCTTCCTGCAGCGGCCTGGGCGCAATCGGCACAGTCCGACGACAACTCCTTCGACGCGCGGCTGGCGCGCCTGCAGCGCATCATTGAACGGCAGCAGAAGATCATTGACGCGTTGGAAGAGCGTGTCGGCGATCTGGAGCTAGTGCGCGTGCGCGGTCGAGGTGTCGGCGGCGGCAACACACGGGCACCAGCGGCAGCCTCAACGACAGCAACACAAACGCCTTCAGCCGCACTGGTTGCCCAATCCGGCAGCACGGCGCCTGCATCGGAAAGCACAACCGCCGCCCGCCCAGATCCCAATGACAAGCCTCGCATCCAGAGCAAGGACCTTGTCTTCCAATCTGAGCATGCTCCGCTATTCG contains these protein-coding regions:
- a CDS encoding LysR family transcriptional regulator, with the protein product MELRHLRYFIAVAETGSLTVAAERRLHTSQPSLSRQIRDLEDQVGVELLSRSARGVELTPAGKAFIDHARLALSQVDAAIEAARRAAQPSKQRFALGFLTGQEMTWLPKALHLLRDELPNIDVTVSSDYSPDLADALARGRLDLAFLRAEPGFDLDYTTVGREPLVVLMPSDHALAAQERIRPQQLVGQPFVGMANKARVLRAVVEDYLQREGVSLTPTQGVDNPAMVMSLVASTRGLALIPDYVENLLPWSVVSRPLAGDVPMIDLVVGHSRSNASPILKLFLSRLSELAPRAPDEQRR
- a CDS encoding C39 family peptidase, with the translated sequence MAELRYRSVMRQQQDFSCGAAAVGTLLRYGYGMDIDERRVIADMMNVSDPKQVAEQGFSMLDMRNYVQTLGFRGRGYRVDMAALRDLAIPVIVLLSLNGYQHFVVVKRAAQGRVFIADPALGNRIMQEWEFAPAWNGLVFAIVGDVSVQADSGLMQTNAPTLRARENAAFSGGALPIQMEFGPARWDLF